Genomic segment of Drosophila takahashii strain IR98-3 E-12201 chromosome X, DtakHiC1v2, whole genome shotgun sequence:
tgtaatttaaacaCTCTACTAATTGAACACTTTCATTTCCTTTTCCCCTTACAACAATTCAACAACATTTCAACAACAAATGGAATTACTTTACCCATAAAAAATCCCAACTAATatcaataaattcaaaataaacaaaaaactttaaaattccatAACAATTCAATCACAATATTCAACAACAAATCaaccacaaaaataaataaatcaaaattcaaCAACAACTCAACAATATTTGAAATACACTCAACAATCAACCAATTGCAATGCAATGACCTCACCACAACAACCAAAATTGAACAACAActtgataataaataaatactatttCAACAACAACTCAACAACATTTGCCAAACACTCAACAATCAAACCATTGGAATGGAACAACAATcaaaattcaacaacaaaTCAACAATATACTaatataaaatcgaaattcaacAATACACTaatataaaatcgaaattcaacAACAAATCAACAACATTTGATCTCGAATGGCCAATCACCAATAGTAATCTGTTCAAAAGGTTCCTCAGCTTCGGCGGTGCGGGTCTGGCCGGTGGCTCCAGCGGCGGTGCAGGTGGCTCGCCCGGCGGTGGCAATGCCCTGGGAGCCGGAGGCTCCGGCAACTTCCTTCTGGATGTGGTGAGGGTGAGTACTGCCCAATTGTTTTCCACATTATTGGATATTTTAATTGACTCCCCCCCCCAAACATCAGCTCTTCTCGGGCAGCGTTCAGACCCAGCAGGGCGATGAGGCGGCCAACTCTGTGGGCGGCGGTGCCAGCATCAGTAGCAGTGGCAGCCTGGGCGGCGACGGGGACGCGGATGGCGACAGCACCCGCAACGCCGACGGCTACACCGAGGGCATTCCCGGCCCAGTCACGCGCCTCGTCGTGCTGGCCAACCGCGGTCTGGCCAATCTCGTCCAGGACTTGATACTGGTGAGTGCTTGAATCGAATAGATTATACCTACAGTTTGGTAAAAATATTCCGATTATTTCCACTTTTTCGATATATCGATTATTTCGATATTCCGATTAATTCGATATTCCAAACTAAAAGCACCTAAGAACAATTTtagtttcttaaaaaatgcttaaaacttttattaattataccgtttttttaaatattccaataaaaaagaaaatacaacaagtttattattaaacaaaattaaaaattttgaaattgacaaaatatataaaaatagattTCTTCTGTGAGTCTACCTCAAAATGAAacaatgaaaaacaaaacattgggATTGTTTTTAAtcggttttaatattttaaattagtaaaaatagaaacaacaaaataactttaaaatgatATAATGACCTAATGATCTGACATATTCTTTTCTTTCCAGCGCGTTGCGGCCACTAGCGAGAAGTTCGTGAACTTCAAGGCCAAGCTGATAACGGCGCTGATCTAAGGTCAAGGGTCAAGGTCAGCACCGGCCACGCTCCCTCGCCCGAATTAGTCAAGTCACCAACCTGTACAGAGTCAAATGCAGCAGATCACCCTCTCTATCTCGCTCCCCCACCCCAcgtctgtctctctctctctctgtctcccCCTAAGCCCCCTACCTCCCCCCgcccacacacacccacacgcCCCCTCACTCACACGGagacaattttgttgtgcatcaTTCGATCAAAGAAAATTTCCCGGCAAtttcaacatattttttttaaatttttagcaaatttttttataacaaaacaaaacacaaaaaaatcataaaattataagcaaaattgcaaaaaaaaaacaaatcaaagaattttatttatatatatcaataaaacaaaaaaattaaaaatcgaaagTATGACATTAAAATGTCTATATGtatagaagaagaagaaacgccTGATACAATTATTCCTGCCCTAGTGCTAAATCTATTTTCCCAAATCTCCTCCCCCAATTTCCAACggcttttgtaaatattttgctaTTTGCAAATAGCACTTTTCCGCCCACCACTTTTCCTGAtcttttttccttaatttgtattttccatCCAATTCCCTTCTctcttttttgtgtatattttgtgttctattaaaaaaatcatgactgtggtgttttatttactattatttttaattattttaaacgaaaacgaaacgaagaTGAAGAAAGGAGAAAAATGAGTAAGAAAGGACGCAGAAAACccgtcaagtttctattagaAGAAATTTAGCCGAGcctaatgtttttttttatttgctgttgttggtCAAAGAGCCCCTTAAAAAAACACCCACACTACCACTGAAGCATActcacacatacatacacatatataccATATAAACCGCGATCCGATATGcctattatataatatatagatCCTTGTTCTTGTTCGACATCCCTGTGTCCCCTGGATTTGTTTGTAACTCCCCCATTTAATCCTAAGCGAATTGTGTTTTTCTCACTATGATTTTTTTCTAGCCTAGCTAAGTGAAACTTTCGAAAAAtgtgtataaaataaaagtaaaatgattttaaattcgttgttgttttatttaaggAACTGAAAAATATGCAGCTTATAAgtaaatggaattttatttaattgtttaggAACTGAAACATTtccaacttaaaaaaaaaatctaattaaatttagttcGTTACGTTCTGATTTAATGCTTTTGGGTTTTATTTAAGGAATTAAAACATTTGCggcttaaaaacaaattgaattaaatttaatgtaatttttcaACTAACTtgccatttttaaataaaatgcgttTAATTCGCTTTCCAAAATTGCTTAATATGCACAAATTACTCATTAGCAAGCCAGCAATTAAACTacaaaatattccaaaatgaATACCCAttgtgtaaaatatttttgggcaATTAAAAGGCCTTTGCAAATATTCGTACAATTTCGCAGTGAAGTTGGTTGCGTTGCCCCCTCTATTCTGGTTTATAAATATCTGGAATATCCATCTCGGCACATTCCGCACACAAAACTGCGCTGCTTGAGTGAGCAAGTGAATGAGTGAATAAATGAGTGACTaaatgactgactgactgaatgaCTGACTGAACGCATGCGTGGCATGTGTGCGGTCCAGAAAAAccgaaagtaaaaataaaaataaaaggaggGGAAGGTCAGGGTCCAGGGTCTAAGTGCCACTTCCGTTTTCCACacacaagaaaaacaaacaaatcggCGATCCGACGGACAAatggagatggatatatatgcTACTTATCCTGGGATCTCGGATCGCCAGGCACTTGATGCACAATTAGTGGCGCACAAGTGCTCGGCATTCTTCGCTTGTTTTGACAAGTGCACACAGTTATTATTTCCCATCTTCACGCACAATTTGTCGTCACTAGCCGATGACTTAATTCATTTAGCAGAACAGAGCAGAAAAGAACATAAAAGTACTGGGATCTGGATACTTGTACATAGAGCAGTGGCTATATAGTCGGGGAATCGGTCAGGGAATCCGTTCAGTTGCTCTCAAATCGCTGCCTTCGACGGATGGCGgtcgcatcatcatcatcatcatcgtatTTGATGGCTGTGTTTGCCCAGGATAGTAACAGTAGTGGCAGTGCCAGCGGCAGTGGATGCAGTGGGGCAGCCGCCGATTCCGAGGACTCCCTGATGGGCCAGGAGATCGGCCAGGGGAGTCATCAGGGGAGCCACAGGAGACGACCGCCGCGCCAAAAGATCAACGCCAGGGAGCGCTACAGGACATTCAAGTGAGTCggaaagtaaaatatattcatgattttttgcgaaaaattaaaaatgaataaattgtcaaggtttaaatgccaatcgttaggaaatttaataacgagttcagaaaggtatgacaatccatactttgaatcagtatttactttgttatagcgaaaaaacgggttttggtttttttttggaaactcgggatttcagtttttgacaaaaatggaattttttcttttggtttttttgctgtaacttatgcaaaaatggtcctacaccaaaaatacatactgttttgaacagataacaaaatttgctataaatccatataactttccgtgtgattttggaaaaataaaattttcgccaatttttaatttttttataagggggtaccccatgattttttgcgaaaaattaaaaatgaataaattgtcaaggtttaaatgccaatcgttaggaaatttaataacgagttcagaaaggtatgacaatccatactttgaatcagtatttactttgttatagcgaaaaaacgggttttggtttttttttggaaattcgggatttcagtttttgacaaaaatggaattttttcttttggtttttttgctgtaacttatgcaaaaatggtcctacaccaaaaattcatactgttttgaacagataacaaaatttgctataaatccatataactttccgtgtgattttggaaaaataaaattttcgccaatttttaatttttttataagggggtaccccatgattttttgcgaaaaattaaaaatgaataaattgtcaaggtttaaatgccaatcgttaggaaatttaataacgagttcagaaaggtatgacaatccatactttgaatcagtatttactttgttatagcgaaaaaacgggttttggtttttttttggaaactcgggatttcagtttttgacaaaaatggaattttttcttttggtttttttgctgtaacttatgcaaaaatggtcctacaccaaaaatacatactgttttgaacagataacaaaatttgctataaatccatataactttccgtgtgattttggaaaaataaaattttcgccaatttttaatttttttataagggggtaccccatgattttttgcgaaaaattaaaaatgaataaattgtcaaggtttaaatgccaatcgttaggaaatttaataacgagttcagaaaggtatgacaatccatactttgaatcagtatttactttgttatagcgaaaaaacgggttttggtttttttttggaaattcgggatttcagtttttgacaaaaatggaattttttcttttggtttttttgctgtaacttatgcaaaaatggtcctacaccaaaaattcatactgttttgaacagataacaaaatttgctataaatccatataactttccgtgtgattttggaaaaataaaattttcgccaatttttaatttttttataagggggtaccccatgattttttgcgaaaaattaaaaatgaataaattgtcaaggtttaaatgccaatcgttaggaaatttaataacgagttcagaaaggtatgacaatccatactttgaatcagtatttactttgttatagcgaaaaaacgggttttggtttttttttggaaattcgggatttcagtttttgacaaaaatggaattttttcttttggtttttttgctgtaacttatgcaaaaatggtcctacaccaaaaattcatactgttttgaacagataacaaaatttgctataaatccatataactttccgtgtgattttggaaaaataaaattttcgccaatttttaatttttttataagggggtaccccatgattttttgcgaaaaattaaaaatgaataaattgtcaaggtttaaatgccaatcgttaggaaatttaataacgagttcagaaaggtatgacaatccatactttgaatcagtatttactttgttatagcgaaaaaacgggttttggtttttttttggaaactcgggatttcagtttttgacaaaaatggaattttttcttttggtttttttgctgtaacttatgcaaaaatggtcctacaccaaaaatacatactgttttgaacagataacaaaatttgctataaatccatataactttccgtgtgattttggaaaaataaaattttcgccaatttttaatttttttataagggggtaccccatgattttttgcgaaaaattaaaaatgaataaattgtcaaggtttaaatgccaatcgttaggaaatttaatagcgagttcagaaaggtatgacaatccatactttgaatcagtatttactttgttatagcgaaaaaacgggttttggtttttttttggaaattcgggatttcagtttttgacaaaaaatggaattttttcttttggtttttttgctgtaacttatgcaaaaatggtcctacaccaaaaattcatactgttttgaacagataacaaaatttgctataaatccatataactttccgtgtgattttggaaaaataaaattttcgccaatttttaatttttttataagggggtaccccatgattttttgcgaaaaattaaaaatgaataaattgtcaaggtttaaatgccaatcgttaggaaatttaataacgagtttagaaaggtatgacaatccatactttgaatcagtatttactttgttatagcgaaaaaacgggttttggtttttttttggaaattcgggatttcagtttttgacaaaaatggaattttttcttttggtttttttgctgtaacttatgcaaaaatggtcctacaccaaaaattcatactgttttgaacagataacaaaatttgctataaatccatataactttccgtgtgattttggtaaaataaaattttcgccaatttttaatttttttataagggggttgcgaaaaattaaaaatgaataaattgtcaaggtttaaatgccaatcgttaggaaatttaataacgagttcagaaaggtatgacaatccatactttgaatcagtatttactttgttatagcgaaaaaacgggttttggtttttttttggaaactcgggatttcagtttttgacaaaaatggaattttttcttttggtttttttgctgtaacttatgcaaaaatggtcctacaccaaaaattcatactgttttgattagataacaaaatttgctataaatccatataactttccgtgtgattttggtaaaataaaattttcgccaatttttaatttttttataagggggtaccccatgattttttgcgaaaaattaaaaatgaataaattgtcaaggtttaaatgccaatcgttaggaaatttaataacgagtttagaaaggtatgacaatccatactttgaatcagtatttactttgttatagcgaaaaaacgggttttggtttttttttggaaattcgggatttcagtttttgacaaaaatggactttttcttttggtttttttgctgtaacttatgcaaaaatggtcctacaccaaaaattcatactgttttgaacagataacaaaatttgctataaatccatataactttccgtgtgattttggaaaaataaaattttcgccaatttttaatttttttataagggggtaccccatgattttttgcgaaaaattaaaaatgaataaattgtcaaggtttaaatgccaatcgttaggaaatttaataacgagttcagaaaggtatgacaatccatactttgaatcagtatttactttgttatagcgaaaaaacgggttttggtttttttttggaaattcgggatttcagtttttgacaaaaatggaattttttcttttggtttttttgctgtaacttatgcaaaaatggtcctacaccaaaaatacatactgttttgaacagataacaaaatttgctataaatccatataactttccgtgtgattttggaaaaataaaattttcgccaatttttaatttttttataagggggtaccccatgattttttgcgaaaaattaaaaatgaataaattgtcaaggtttaaatgccaatcgttaggaaatttaatagcgagttcagaaaggtatgacaatccatactttgaatcagtatttactttgttatagcgaaaaaacgggttttggtttttttttggaaattcgggatttcagtttttgacaaaaatggactttttcttttggtttttttgctgtaacttatgcaaaaatggtcctacaccaaaaattcatactgttttgaacagataacaaaatttgctataaatccatataactttccgtgtgattttggaaaaataaaattttcgccaatttttaatttttttataagggggtaccccatgattttttgcgaaaaattaaaaatgaatcaattgtcaaggtttaaatgccaatcgttaggaaatttaataacgagttcagaaaggtatgacaatccatactttgaatcagtatttactttgttatagcgaaaaaaacgggttttggtttttttttggaaactcgggatttcagtttttgacaaaaatggaattttttcttttggtttttttgctgtaacttatgcaaaaatggtcctacaccaaaaattcatactgttttgattagataacaaaatttgctataaatccatataactttccgtgtgattttggtaaaataaaattttcgccaatttttaatttttttataagggggtaccccatgattttttgcgaaaaattaaaaatgaataaattgtcaaggtttaaatgccaatcgttaggaaatttaataacgagtttagaaaggtatgacaatccatactttgaatcagtatttactttgttatagcgaaaaaacgggttttggtttttttttggaaattcgggatttcagtttttgacaaaaatggactttttcttttggtttttttgctgtaacttatgcaaaaatggtcctacaccaaaaattcatactgttttgaacagataacaaaatttgctataaatccatataactttccgtgtgattttggaaaaataaaattttcgccaatttttaatttttttataagggggtaccccatgattttttgcgaaaaattaaaaatgaataaattgtcaaggtttaaatgccaatcgttaggaaatttaataacgagttcagaaaggtatgacaatccatactttgaatcagtatttactttgttatagcgaaaaaacgggttttggtttttttttggaaattcgggatttcagtttttgacaaaaatggaattttttcttttggtttttttgctgtaacttatgcaaaaatggtcctacaccaaaaatacatactgttttgaacagataacaaaatttgctataaatccatataactttccgtgtgattttggaaaaataaaattttcgccaatttttaatttttttataagggggtaccccatgattttttgcgaaaaattaaaaatgaataaattgtcaaggtttaaatgccaatcgttaggaaatttaatagcgagttcagaaaggtatgacaatccatactttgaatcagtatttactttgttatagcgaaaaaacgggttttggtttttttttggaaattcgggatttcagtttttgacaaaaatggactttttcttttggtttttttgctgtaacttatgcaaaaatggtcctacaccaaaaattcatactgttttgaacagataacaaaatttgctataaatccatataactttccgtgtgattttggaaaaataaaattttcgccaatttttaatttttttataagggggtaccccatgattttttgcgaaaaattaaaaatgaatcaattgtcaaggtttaaatgccaatcgttaggaaatttaataacgagttcagaaaggtatgacaatccatactttgaatcagtatttactttgttatagcgaaaaaacgggttttggtttttttttggaaattcgggatttcagtttttgacaaaaatggaatttttcttttggtttttttgctgttacttatgcaaaaatggtcctacaccaaaaattcatactgttttgaacagataacaaaatttgctataaatccatataactttccgtgtgattttggaaaaataaaattttcgccaatttttaatttttttataagggggtaccccatgattttttgcgaaaaattaaaaatgaataaattgtcaaggtttaaatgccaatcgttaggaaatttaataacgagttcagaaaggtatgacaatccatactttgaatcagtatttactttgttatagcgaaaaaacgggttttggtttttttttggaaactcgggatttcagtttttgacaaaaatggaattttttcttttggtttttttgctgtaacttatgcaaaaatggtcctacaccaaaaattcatactgttttgattagataacaaaatttgctataaatccatataactttccgtgtgattttggaaaaataaaattttcgccaatttttaatttttttataagggggtaccccatgattttttgcgaaaaattaaaaatgaataaattgtcaaggtttaaatgccaatcgttaggaaatttaataacgagttcagaaaggtatgacaatccatactttgaatcagtatttactttgttatagcgaaaaaacgggttttggtttttttttggaaattcgggatttcagtttttgacaaaaatggaattttttcttttggtttttttgctgtaacttatgcaaaaatggtcctacaccaaaaattcatactgttttgaacagataacaaaatttgctatagatccatataactttccgtgtgattttggaaaaataaaattttcgccaatttttaatttttttataagggggtaccccatgattttttgcgaaaaattaaaaatgaataaattgtcaaggtttaaatgccaatcgttaggaaatttaataacgagttcagaaaggtatgacaatccatactttgaatcagtatttactttgttatagcgaaaaaacgggttttggtttttttttggaaactcgggatttcagtttttgacaaaaatggaattttttcttttggtttttttgctgtaacttatgcaaaaatggtcctacaccaaaaatacatactgttttgaacagataacaaaatttgctataaatccatataactttccgtgtgattttggaaaaataaaattttcgccaatttttaatttttttataagggggtaccccatgattttttgcgaaaaattaaaaatgaataaattgtcaaggtttaaatgccaatcgttaggaaatttaataacgagttcagaaaggtatgacaatccatactttgaatcagtatttactttgttatagcgaaaaaacgggttttggtttttttttg
This window contains:
- the LOC108068053 gene encoding transcription factor 15, producing MAVASSSSSSYLMAVFAQDSNSSGSASGSGCSGAAADSEDSLMGQEIGQGSHQGSHRRRPPRQKINARERYRTFNVNSAYEALRNLIPTEPMNRKLSKIEIIRLASSYITHLSSTLETGTECQPCLLHKYENEGITRRISICTFCLKTK